One genomic window of Cercospora beticola chromosome 5, complete sequence includes the following:
- a CDS encoding uncharacterized protein (BUSCO:EOG09264LKR) gives MAEAQATPTFKLVLVGDGGTGKTTFVKRHLTGEFEKKYIATLGVEVHPLGFTTNLGQIQFDVWDTAGQEKFGGLRDGYYINGQCGIIMFDVTSRITYKNVPNWHRDLVRVCENIPIVLTGNKVDVKERKVKAKTITFHRKKNLQYYDISAKSNYNFEKPFLWLARKLVGNQSLEFVAAPALAPPEVSVDPAAMEQYQKEMADAANMPLPDEEDPDL, from the exons ATGGCAGAGGCTCAGGCGACTCCCACTTTCAAGCTCGTGCTTGTCGGTGACGGAGGTACTGGAAAG ACCACATTCGTCAAGCGCCATTTGACCGGAGAGTTCGAAAAGAAGTACATTGCAACACTTGGTGTCGAGGTCCACCCACTTGGCTTCACCACA AACCTGGGCCAGATCCAGTTCGATGTGTGGGACACCGCCGGTCAAGAGAAGTTCGGTGGTCTCCGTGATGGATACTACATCAACGGTCAATGCGGTATCATTATGTTCGATGTCACATCTCGCATTACCTACAAGAACGTGCCAAACTGGCACCGCGATCTCGTCCGTGTTTGCGAAAACATCCCGATCGTTCTCACTGGAAACAAGGTCGATGTGAAGGAGCGAAAGGTCAAGGCCAAGACTATCACTTTCCACCGCAAGAAGAACCTCCAGTACTACGACATCTCGGCCAAGTCCAACTACAACTTCGAGAAGCCATTCCTGTGGctcgctcgcaagctcgtcgGCAACCAGTCTCTG GAATTCGTCGCAGCACCAGCTCTCGCACCACCGGAGGTTTCGGTCGATCCAGCCGCCATGGAGCAGTACCAGAAGGAAATGGCAGACGCGGCCAACATGCCACTCCCAGACGAGGAGGACCCAGACTTGTAA